caaagcacccctgacagatggccatccagactctgtttaaaagcttccaaagaaggagcctccaccacactccggggcagagagttccactgctgaacggctctcacagtcaggaagttctcccaaATGGGCCTTTGCACCAACAGAAAACGCCATTTACATGGGACACAAGAGACTATGATGGAAGGCGATTGATGCCAACTGAGAAGGGCCGGATGACTGGCAAAGTTTCCAGAACTGTGAGTAAATGTATAATATTTTTAACATAATAATTGTATAGAGGCaaaatcttaggccccttctacattttccttatatcctaggatctgatcccagatctgctttgaactggattatatgcagaggcggccctaggtaattttcaacggtaagcaaacagtaattgccccccccccctccgaaaaccaattactgatatatattttctgttcgtcgtgggagttctgtgtgccatatttggttcaattccatcattggtggagttcagaatgctctttgattgtaggtgaactatacatcccagtaactacaactcgcatatgtcaaggcctattttcccccaagagcgcctcaagaatgcccctgggcaaaatcaactatactgcaaatgcttactttgcgtaatgggttgagccgcccctgattatatgagtctccactgccatataatctgggataaacagataatctgtgatcagatcctgggatttagggcactatagaaggggcctaaggggccttccacacaaccctatatcccagaatttcaaggcagaaaatcccacattagctgaGAGTGAAAACATATAACCCAGGGTGGATTCGGACAGGCCTTTATTCCAGAAGAATCCACGTTTTAAAAACGTAGATTTTCcctggggcctgtccacacccacccccgGAAGCACTCACTTAGAAAAGTAATGGAAACTTatgtggcctccattacaggctttggccAGCTTTCCCAGCtcatagaaatgacgtgccagaagAGCTCCCCCCATCCCCGGCACATCATTTTTACGCGCCGGGCGAGCTGGCCAAAGCCTGTAATAGCATCTGGGGGATTTGAGGGAGGGGGGtggatattcccacagtttaccgggcttatttcacctgataaactgtgggaatactgtctggactccAGTACTCTGCAGTCCAGAACCCACGctgaataaacccactatctaattaatttgctacaaaccagggttttcctggtttgtagtgaattaaatcaggactgtccagaacattgtctggacagcccctcctttattgcggtagataccgcagtaaaggtactgtctggacgggccccagttcaaagccgatattgtgggatttttgccttgatattctgagatatagggctgtgtggaagggcccctagtgagCCAGAAGAAACAAGCTTAATTCTGCGTGAATGCAATGGCAAAGGAGAGTTTGGCATGAACATACAACATCAGCCCTAATGTCATTCTTCTCCATGTCCCTTCAGTTTCTGAGGCAAATATCGGCCAATGTGGAGTAGCTTCTTTTCATTTCTGATTCCTTTTTAAGGAAACATCGACTTTTTATACATTATGAATAGGCAACTGGTATTCAGGATGGCCAAATCCAGGCCCGTAGTGCTGTTTTGTGGGACTCCTTGCATACCTCTGATCCCAAGGCTATTGCCTCCCAACATATTTACTTCCCTCAGACACGCCTTCCCTACTCTCCCCTACAATATCCCCTAAACCAGaactttccaaattgtgtgtttTGACACATTGTGTTGACTGCaatgtgtaggtgtgttgcatTAAAGTAATGAGAAACCTCGGAGAAATGAGTAATACCAACTTGCATGCACTTTTATGCAGCAAAGGTTGCGATCAGTATATTCCACCCCCAcccaaaaatcttggaaatatatGTTTGCATCTcacaaaggttttcatgagatatttgtgttcccatacattttgttattatattttatgtatgtgtctgtttCTTTTAATAAGGGGTCGCTTTAATCTCCAGTTTGCTCGTAATACTGAATGACTGTCTCACAAAATGATGTGTGTCTAAAAAGTGAATCGCCAGCATGGCACATTTAGAAAGCTCTGTCTTAGGTGCTCACTCCTATATACTGCGTATACACTACAGAAGTACCTGAAAGGAAGGTTGGGCCAATGTCTCTGTAGTGGAGGAAGATAAAAGAGCCTTTTGGTAATATGGTGGTTGTGGGTTACGTGAATCCGTAGCAAATAGTAGCAAATCACTATTAAGTGTCTTCTGGCAGGTGACTAATACTtgtttttatttacaaaatactGTCTAGGTTGTATTTTTTATGGAGGGGTTTTTGTGatgttgttatgtatttattattttgttttaagaaGATTGATCACATACATGTGGCTGTTTTCTCTTTAACTCAAATGCAACAAAGACCCatatacactgccatttaaaatccagattatttgctttgaactggattatatggttgtgtagattcatataatccagttcaaagccaaccaTGTGGATTGTCTGCATTGATCATctgaattgtatggcagtgtagatccagacaaaATTTGCTGCAAGGTGAGGGCAAGCTAGTAGAAATTCCTCTTTTTCTCACCTAACAATAGTCTAcattattaatgttattttatgaatATACTAATGCCCTGACACTGTACACAGATGCACACCTTGTGCACGGATAAGCATTCTTCTCATTGAACTTTTTCTCAAACGCCTTATCATTCTTAGTATCCCtagtagccatcccctgccatgcgttgctgtggcccaatctgtgtatatgtgttttgtgtgtgtgtatatgtgtgtgtatatatttgtgtatatgtgtatttatgtagttatgcataaatacacatgtggtGATGCCGAAGTCcacagtggcgcagtaggttaaactgctgaactgttaaacttgctaaccgaaaggtcgcaggttcaaatctggggggcagcatgagctctcgctgttagccccagcttctcccaacctagcaattcgaaaacatgcaaatgtgagtagatcaataggtatctctccggcgggaaggtaatggctctccatgcagtcatgctggccacatgactttggaggtgtctatggacaatgctggctcttggacttagaaatggagatgagcactaaccccccccccccaagtcagacatgactggacttaatgtcagaggaacaatgtggttatgtgcatgcgttgtagtatatatttttttattttttggcttttaaagtctcttctgtgtttttcagtgtttttatgagtgatggttactcgttaggctgataggtgtattgtgtccaaatttggtgtcaattcatccagtggtttttgagttatgttaatcccacaaacgaacattacatttttatttatatagattaggatTGTCATCTTGCCACATTTTTACCATTCAGGCCAGAATTTCATCCTCCAGACCAAGAAGAGGCATGTGTAAAATGAGTGAAGAGCTTGTGCTTTTCATGTTTGCATTATTTCTCCATTTTATATACGATAATTTTCAGACTTtgccaaataaataaactattaagAAGAAGATGCACTTTCATTATGCATAAATGCATTCTGTCCTTACACTGTTCGTTTTGGCTTCCATAGGAAAAAAAGGCACTCTGCACAAATTCAGAAGCAGTGCACAATAAATCTTCCAATTTTTGCAAAATGCACTTCGTATCACCTTAGCAGTGCAGAATGGAAACATTATAAGTGTCAGGATTATCCCAGAGATTCTTTAATTTCTTTGACTGAAACAGAGCAAAGTCCAAACAAAAGGAGAAAATACCCTATTTTTTTCAGGGCCAAATTAGACACACAGCACTAGAGAAGGAGAGTTAAGTATATCTAGTGAGACAATTCCCTTGACAGAAATGGTCCTTTAACCCCATGTTACTGTCAGCTACAGAAGTAAAAAAGGAAAAGTGCTCACCATGTACCTGACTTCTCTGGGAGTTTTCACTGATGATAGAAACTACTAGGACTTCCAGAAACAGTAAAAGAAGAGTGAGTACATCTTCACTTACAATGCTGCTTTGAAGCCTAAAAAAAGACTTTGTGAAATCTGATTACGGATTTCCCAAGTCATGTCTAGTTTGACCTTCAGTAGAGGAGTTTTCTTTGCTTATCTTAGTGTTTGCCTCTGACTCAAAAGAAATCACCCAAGAATGTTGCATTTCATTCcatcttttttatatatttatataaaaaaacaagaaaaggaaacaagaaaATCCCCAGAAAAAGTGGGGAATGGAAACAAATTTTGACACAAAAAGAGGGTGGCGGGGCAGGATCAAACTGAATCCTTACCCCAAATCTCCATTTCCACCCCCTGGACCAGTTcccctcacccacccaccccaaagcTGCCCCCATCTGAAGGAAGTTCAGAAGCGTACATTGCAGGGGACAcacatccatctgtctgtcctgTGCCCCCCTCCCACACCCATCCCTCCCTCTCCCAACAAAGTTGCAATTTCTTTATTCCCccattgaaaaacaaaacaaaaaaaccccaaacttcTTTAACGTCTCTATCCAGAAGAAAACAATTCTGGAAATAATCTATGTTCATCTTCCATATTGTTCAAATATGGATTTCCGTCGGGTGGCCGTAATTCTGGCCAGTGATTAAGGCCATACTGTGGTAGCAGGACTGGAGGGTAAGATGAACAGTCTTTTCTTCAGAGGCAGAAATCAACATCAGGGTCCTTTGGAAGGGGAAAACCGGGGAAAGTCCCAATCCCCATGCCGTTCACTCATCTTGTTCCACGTGTCCTCCCTGCAACCTCAGGCTTGGATTCCTGTGCTATGTTCTCTCAACTCTTCCCCTGACCTCTTCCTCCTCAGGtccttttgcttttctcccaCAATACTGCCAACAATACTGCTTTATGGCCTCATTTTTTCCTGCCACCTCTTTCATCCCGAAGCCTTTCTTCCACCCTATCTCATAAAGCATACCTCattatgaaaaatacttgttttgGGAAGGTCCTGTATCCGTTCTCCCCTCATCAAACAACGTAGCTACAGATTGTTGGGACTGACTTTTCAAGAGCACCTGTAATGCAGGATAATGCAACATTGGGATAGGTGGGCATCACAGCTAAGAAGGAACCCAGATTCCTACTTGGATTGTCAGATCCCGGTCATAATTTTAGATGAAAAGAGAACAGAGATGTCTGACTCCCATATTTCCCCttcccattaaaaaaaatctctacaaACCAAACTGAAGTCCTCTTTCCTTCTCACTGTACCCATCTTTCCTCATCATCTCCGCACTTTCTACCCTTCGCAGAAATGGACGTAAAAATATGAAGCCTTTCTATACAACCTGTCTACTTCCCTGCAATGATCCCAAGCACTGACCAGTGCACTGAAACAAATCCAGATACGAGACATCAACTCTGGGAGTGGCACGCTTCTCATCCTTGGTCTCCTAAGTGTTTCACAACAAATATGTGAATGGCTTTGTGGCAATGTGACACAGCGAGATCAAGAGCAATGTGCTGTGCCATCTGAATGCGTGAGAATGGGCGAGGGCGCTATGGAGCTGAATAAGCTTTGCAACAATGATGTTTTGGCTTTGCTGTCAGCAGGGCATGTGCCATGCTGACATCATTGCTCATGATCCCCCTGTAGCCACCCTGCCTTTTCTGCAGCCTTGGAGGTTCTTCCTTGCCTGTTTTGCACATTGATGTCTCTGTCTTTTCCCACTCTTCAAAGAGTGCATTAGGGTGTCTTGGTGGGTTTCTCCTCCCCCACACCCCACCCCATATCCTCCTGCTTGCATTGTTCCAGGGTGACATGCTCTACGGGGCTCTGGATTGGTTGCTGCCATAGCAACTGAGGTGGGGTTTCCAAGGCTCCCTGGTTACAGCTTCTGACTGACAAAGAGCTAAGTCACGGCTGGCTCCTTGGCATTCCCCGGAACAGTTGTGTTCGCTGCCTGTTTTCTTCTTCGTCTCACTACGTTCCATCTTTCCTACCTCTGTACCTGCTCCTTTAAATGTTGATGCCATGTGGAATTAATTTAAATGATGGATTAACTGAGTAGATCAGAAAATTAATCATACAAGCAAGCTGATTCTATCACTAGAGCACTGCTTCCATCTCCGCCCAGATCAGCCTTGCTGGGGCTACTGAGTGGAATGGCTCCTTCTAAGCCCAAATATCTGACTCAGTCTCCTTTCAGTGACACTACACATACCTTAGAATTGACAGATAAGAGAAAAAATGGGCATTAAGAAATCTTGTATTTTGGCGCTGTGACTTTTGAGGTGTCTGAAAATTAAGTTCTATTAAGCATATTAATAGAACTTGAAGACTACTTTTGAAAAAGCTCCGTGAAATACACCTCCTTGAAGAACTGGCTAGAATACGACTGGGGACCAGTTACTGTCATCATATGGCTCTAGATTTACCCCAGGGGTGGTGAGACCAGAATCCAGCTCTGATCTCACTGCAGTTAACAGGTGGAATGCTTGCCCTAGGATAACTGAGAGATCAGTCTGTTTGTGACACCAAATACTCCGGGGACCCATCACCAAAGTTGCAGGGGAAGAAAAACGACCCATCATTTGGCATCTCGTGTggtgtgaaagaagaaaggaataaagaaaCCCAAATTCCGTTTGGCACAGGCGGATGCCTTCCAACCAAACCCTCAGCACTGCTCACATCACACAGTAAGGCTCTCTGGGTAGTTCAGGCTCTGTCCTCCAGCAGGGAATGTGGGCAATCAAGCCCTTCTTGAGGTCTTTGTTGAGTAGAAAGCAAACTATAGGGTTGACAGCCGCTTGGGCAAAGCTCATCCAAACAGCTGTGGAGAGGTAGCGGTGGGGGATGCTACAGGCTTTGACAAATACCCTCCAGTAGCAGGCCACGATGTAGGGTGACCAGAGAACCAAGAAGAGCAAAGTGATGACGTAGAACATCCTACCTAGCCTCTTCTCAGCCTTGAATTCTTCCATGCCCAGCAAGCGCCGGTTGGCAGCGTGGGCGTTCTGCCGAATGCCCAACAAGGTGGGAGGCATGGGGCCACGGCCAAAGCCAGCAATCCAGTTAGCCGCAGCTTGGCCTGTGGCTCCAGGCCCGTGAAACGTCCAGTTTTGGCTGATGGCTGGGACCATCTGGACAGGCTTCATCTTACGATGGCGATACTCAAAGAGAAGGAGCTTGATGTAAACCACGTGGGTGGCAAAGATCAGAACAGCTAGCATGAGCATGAAGCCCAGAGTGTCATTGGCTTTGAAGTAGCGGTGCTCAAAGATGCACTGGTCCTCTTCACGGATGAACTTGTAAGTCCCAACATCAAAGACTGGCGGGAAGGCCATGGCTACCGACAAAGTCCACACCATGCAGATGACAGCTATGCACGTCCAGAAGGTCATGCGTTTGGCATAGAAGCGGTGGTGGGCCACAGCCATGTAGCGCGTGACACTGATGCAGaagaggagaaaggcagcatggAAACAGAAAAGGACAGCCATGAAGGCCACAATCTTGCAACTCAGTACACTGTAGGTCCAGGCAGAGCCATGGCGGATCGAAAcaaggacaaaagggaagcagACAGCTGAGCGGATCACGTCAGCCAGGCACAAGTCCAGCAGGAAGTAATAGGGGGCCTTGTGGAGGCCACGTTCTTTCAACACAAGCAGCGAGAGGGATAGGTTCCCTGCCAGACTCACGCAGATTATGAGTCCCAGAAGCAACAGCTTGGCATAGGTGGAGGCTGCATGGGGTGCTGAGCCGTGGGCCTCTTCAGTCTCATTGGCACTGGCCATCTTTAGATGGAGATGAAAGAGGGGGAAACTGGGTCAGCGGCGACGTGCCCGGTGATGGCCCATGATCCCAGTGCTAAAGGGAGGCATTGTCTGTGGgggagaaaaatggaaggagcGTAAGTCCATTGAAATAACACAATTTTTGCCTATAACATTGGCATACAAGAACTGCAAAGAACGAAGACGTAGAATaaccacacatttaaaaacatgctCCTAGACTCATGGAAAACATATCGCGgtcaccagggccgtagccagaaaaaaaattcggggaggatTGAAGTTtcttttagcaaatcatgaagagtagtttgataacacaacaaaaacatttttaatacagtccaaagacccttattgctctgTAAAAGGTATAAGAATACaaggtatgcaaggttagtaaggccaaaaCTGATTAAAACACACGATGTGGGTGGAATTAACAgcagataaaactgataaaacaaggATTAAAACCTATAACCAGCATTTAAGATAGCAATGTAAAAGACTACAAAGGGTAACAGGCATGTTTCATCGTGCCATAACATAAAATACTTCAAATTATATGGTTTaaagtatattttatatagatttcattaaatcaaatttctattttagtcaAAGTTTCAGGTCTTAAAATAACCGAAAATAATTGCTAACGTTtgttagaaacacttgaaaactgtgtcaatacactttgacagaaatcaggctctattgataaacttcggtggacactcaagagtgaaagtccagtcagtctttcttgcctcgTTGTGCTTcttgtgtatgttttcaaacgtTTAAGGGTTGAAAacgacctttcatttgtagctgttgacactggcaatgttgcagaaatctgaagaagtttcttcacattcggAAAAACTATCCATCACAGACAAGATAAGATATGCATCCAGTGCTGCAGGTGCAAtatcatagacttagcatggggatttggttaaccagttaaaattaatgagtaccccccccccccccagctacaggcctggcggtcacagaatcatagtgttggatgagacctcgagggccattcagtccaaccccttgccatgtggaaaagcacaattaaagcgctcttggcagatggtcatccagcctctgcttaaaaacctccaaagaagaagactccacctcaCTCTGAGGGagtatattccactgctgaacagctcttaccatcaggaaattcctcctaatttgaatccattgctcctaatctccagagcagtagaaaacaaactttggtccagctctctaaccacttaaggtcattttggattctggtcCTGTCCTCTAGGGTAtttagccccgcccactcccccaaatttggtgtcacctgtATGCTTATCAGATTTGCACATGGAATGAAATTGGGATGAATGCCTAAGGTGATTTAAGGCGTTTTGTCACAAGAACTTGGGTAGAAGTGTATCTACACTACATCTGTTACTTTTTTATCCTGGTCACCTAAAGAGCTTTTCATGCACTATCTTCCCTTTGCTCTCATCCTAGAGAAGAAATATTCAATGATACATCCCATCCATTCCACCACTTGGAACCACATACACGTCCCACCCTAGTTTCAGCATAATAAGTACTACCTGTTCCTGACCAGATAAAGCATAGGTTATtgcaaaattggagcccctggtggcgcagtgggtgaaacccctgttctggcaggactgaagactgacaggttgcaggtttgaatccagggagaggcggatgagctccctctatcagctccagctcctcatatggggacatgagagaagcctcccacaaggatgataaaaacatcaaatcatccgggcgtcccctgggcaacgtccttgcagatggccaattctctcacaccagaagcgacttgcagtttctcacgtcgctcctgacatgacaaaaaaaaaattgcaaaattcGCTAATGTTATGAGATGCTTCGTTGGCCCCTGTAAATTAAttgtggatgttttatgttcagattttatgtcattatatattttgtttgattATGTTTTGTTTGATTTCTTCTAATATTGTACTCATATGTGGGCTTATGTGGGATTATTATGTTGGTATttgagcatggatgagctccctctgtcagctccaactccccacgcagggacataagagaagtctcccataaggatggtaaagcatcaaaacatccatgcatcccctgggcaacatccttgcagacttcctattctctcacaccagaagtgacttgcagtttctcaagtcactcctgacaccaaaaaatatatatgtttatccccaatccttgttttcacaacaagccaacttttcaaaatccagttatcacagggacagaaagtggggtgaaatcttctgaacatggagcacagacagcaaaacaatctGCACAGGGGTGTTTCCCTATGCTCTCCAAAgctcactctatctatctatctatctatctatctatctatctatctatctatggaaaaTTCAATTTAAGGGACCTCCTCACAGGATAAATGGGTTGGGGCCTGttgagcatcatgtgatggcattcAGCAGGCCCCGTCCCCAAAGTGTTGCAAAGGACCAAAACGTCCCAGTTTGATAAGGTGGTAAAACAAATCTATAGAACATATCTTGTTTGCAAATtggagataaataataataataataataataataataataataaactttatttgtatactgtcctatctccactaggggactcagagcagtttcctcatatgcaaaataatacaaagacatgcaatataaaacaaaaacataggtaTAAACCATTaatacaacatatacattaaaatcaatttaaaaccagttccgctctattcttcatgcaaggtaagctgccagagcaaagatttcaataaggggcctggactatttggaacgGGCTGGGccaaagagaaggggaaaatggggctggctgaataCTATAGTACAAGGATTGATCTCAGCAATGGCCCTACTAGGGAACCGGGGTCACTCaattccagggccaattaaagGACTATAAAAAGGTCTGGGTCGGaagaaaaggtgccctcagaTGACAGGGAACTGGGGAATGGATGGAGTACAAGGCAAAGTCCTAACTGTTGGACCAAGGGCTTGAGACttgagactaataataataataataataataataataataataacaacaacaacactttatttgtac
This genomic interval from Anolis sagrei isolate rAnoSag1 chromosome 2, rAnoSag1.mat, whole genome shotgun sequence contains the following:
- the GPR173 gene encoding probable G-protein coupled receptor 173; translation: MASANETEEAHGSAPHAASTYAKLLLLGLIICVSLAGNLSLSLLVLKERGLHKAPYYFLLDLCLADVIRSAVCFPFVLVSIRHGSAWTYSVLSCKIVAFMAVLFCFHAAFLLFCISVTRYMAVAHHRFYAKRMTFWTCIAVICMVWTLSVAMAFPPVFDVGTYKFIREEDQCIFEHRYFKANDTLGFMLMLAVLIFATHVVYIKLLLFEYRHRKMKPVQMVPAISQNWTFHGPGATGQAAANWIAGFGRGPMPPTLLGIRQNAHAANRRLLGMEEFKAEKRLGRMFYVITLLFLVLWSPYIVACYWRVFVKACSIPHRYLSTAVWMSFAQAAVNPIVCFLLNKDLKKGLIAHIPCWRTEPELPREPYCVM